Genomic window (Bradyrhizobium sp. 186):
CGACGGCGACAAGGTGAATGCCTATCCGCCCGGAAGCGTCATCGTCCTGCCCGGCGAGACCTGGCATTTCCACTGGGCGAAGGCCGGCGAATACGTCACGCAAGTTTCCGCGATCGGGCCGCTTGGTCTCGAATATCATGACGACGATGATGATCCGCGCTTGCATGCAGTGGCACAGCAAGGCGGCGGCATCCGGGCTGACTAAATGGAGCACATCACATGACGACAGAGCGCGCAGTTTTGGCCGGAGGTTGCTTCTGGGGCATGCAGGATCTCATCCGCAAGCAGCCCGGCGTGATCTCAACCCGCGTCGGCTACACCGGCGGCGAGATGAAGAACGCGACCTATCGTAATCACGATGGCCACGCGGAAGCGATTGAAATCATCTTCGATCCCGCGAAGACGAGCTTTCGGACCATGCTGGAGTTCTTTTTCCAGATCCACGATCCCACCACGCTTAATCGCCAGGGCAATGACTGGGGCACGAGCTATCGCTCGGCGATCTTCACCACGACGGACGAGCAGAAGAGGATCGCCGAAGACACCATCGCCGATGTCGAGGCGTCGCATCTGTGGCCCGGCAAGGTCGTGACCGAGGTCACGCCCGTCGGCGAGTTCTGGGAGGCTGAGCCCGAGCATCAGGATTACCTCGAGCGTTATCCGGACGGCTATACGTGTCACTTTGTGCGTCCCGGCTGGAAGCTGCCGCGTCGGTCCAAAGAGCCGTCTCCCGGATTGGCGCAATGACCGACGCGTACGAGATTGTCGTCATCCGCAGATCACAGTCACCGCCTTCCGGGCGACCTCCCTCAGTTTGGTTCGGGAAGCGCCGGCTCGGGCGCGGATCGCGATCGTATGCATCGTGGCCGACGCGAGGATCGCGAGCGCCGCGGGATCGGCCTCGCGCTTCAATTCGCCCTTGTCCTGCGCGAGGCGGAAACGTGCCTCGAAATCGGCGTCAATCGCGCGAAGTCCCGTCGCAACACTTTTGCGGATCGCAGCATCTTCCGCGACCTCGGTTACTGCGGTCCCGACCACAAAGCAGCCGCGCGCGGGTCCCTTGCCCGAAAAATAAATCGACAGCGCCGCGTCGTAGGCAAGCATCAGCGCTTCATCCAAGGGATGGTCCCCCGCGAGAGCCTCGCGGGTCGCGGCCAGGCTGATGTCCCAATAGCGCGCGAGTGCCTCGAGATAGAGGGCGTGCTTGTTGCCGAATACCGCATAGAGGCTCGGCGGACTCATGCCGGTGGCGGCTGCGACCTTGTCCAGCGAAGTGCCGGAGTAACCGGTCTTCCAGAAGGTCTCGGTTGCACGTTTGAGGGCTGACTGTGCGTCGTAGGCAGGCGGCCGCCCTCGCCGCGCAGGGCCCGTTTCGCTCTTTTTTCCCGCCATATCGTCAAAACCTCGGCTGCCTTACGTCGTTACGTATATTTGTATGGATCGTTATAAAAATCAATAGAGGGGACTTGATTGCCGTTCCATGGGACAGTATTTGTAACGAGCGTTATAAAAATGAATAGAGATGAGGCTTTCGATGCGTTTCGATTTTGCGCCAATCGCCGGCTGGGTGGGCGGTCGCAAGAGCTTCCGTGGGAGCGAGGCTGCTGCGCAATTATTCGGACCGGAGCTCGCGAAGCGGCTACGGCGGCCCCTGATGCTCGCGCTGCCGATCGTCGTGGCGGTCTTCGGCGCATCCATTTATCTCGCCCGGGAGCAATACGTCACGACCGACGACGCGTTCGTTCGCGCGGCGAAGGTGACGATTAACGCCCGCGTTTCCGGCCAGGCGGTCGAAATCGCCGTGCGGGACAATGAGCGCGTTCGGCAGGGCCAAGTGCTGTTCCGAATCGATCCGGAGCCCTACCAGATCAGCGTCGATCAGGCGGACGCCCGGCTTGGCAGTGCACGCCTCCAGATCGACGCCCTCAAGGCGACCTACCGCCAGCAACAGGCGGAACTGCAGTCGGCGAAGGAATCGGCTGCTTTCGACGAGCGCGAGTTCGACCGCAAGAAAATGCTGGTCGCCTCCGACTTCACGCCGCGCGCGGTCTATGAACGAGCCGACAGGGACCTCAAGGTAGCCCGCCAGCGCATCGCGTCGATCGAACAGCAGATCGCCAACACGATCGTTGCGCTGAACGGCGATCCGGATATCGATGTCGATCGCCATCCGACAGTCCGGGCAGCCAAGGCCCAGCTCGACCGTGCGCGGCTCGATCTCTCCTATGCCACCGTGACCTCGCCCGATGATGGTATCGTGACGAAAGTCGACGAACTGCAAATCGGCGGCTTCGTCACTGCCGGAGCGCCGGCGTTCACGCTGCTGTCGAGCCGACAGGTCTGGATCGAGGCGAATTTTCGCGAAACCGGCCTGACCCACATGCGTCCAGGTCAGGAAGCAACGATCGACGTCGATGTCTATCCGGATCGGACGTTTAAGGCGCATATCGTCAGCATGAGTCCCGGGACCGGGTCGGACTTCTCGGTCCTGCCTCCGGAGAATGCCACGGGAAACTGGGTCAAGGTCGTCCAACGTCTGCCGGTGCGTCTCGAGCTCGATGATCTCGATCCGAACTGGCCGCTGTTCTCCGGCATCAGTGTGACCGCGCGGGTCGATACCGGCTATCGCCGCACTTGGCCGAATCTGCTCCAGCCCGCGCACGCGAGGGAGGGCAAATGAGTACCGCTCTTGCATCGACCGCGGCGGCCGGCGGCCGTCGCGCAATCTCCGCGGCCGCCTTGATGGCGACCTACATGCAGGCCGTCAATATCTCCGTGCCGAATGCTGCTCTGCCGCACATCCAGGCGACACTCTCGATGGGCAATGACGAGGTCGGCTGGATTTTCTCCTCGTATATCGCGGCGAGCGCTGTGGCCATGTCGATCACGCAGTGGCTCGCGGGGCGCTATGGCCGGAAGGCGGTTTACCAAGTCGCCGTCGCCGTCTTCGCGCTCGGCCTTGTTCTCGACACGCTGGCGACGACATCGATCCAGTTCGTGCTGGCCCGGATCCTCCAGGGAGCGGCGAGCGGTCCGCTCGCGCCGCTGTCGCTGGCGATCCTGCTTGAGGTGACGCCGCCGGCGCGACAGGCGCGGATAAGCCTGGCGTGGACGGTCTGCTCGTTGCTCGGCATCAGCACCGGTCCCAGCATTGGCGGCTGGCTCAGCGAATACCACGGCTGGCCGTCGATCTTCTATTTCAGCCTGCCGATGGCGGGCTTCGTCTTCCTGGCGATGGCGCTGTCACTCCGGGAGAAGAAGGCGGAGCGAAGCCAGCCCTTCGACTTCTTCGGCCTGGCGACGTTCTCCTCCGGCATGATCGGGCTGCAAATGCTGCTCGACCGCGGCGAGCGCCTGGAATGGTTCGCCTCGACGGAAATCAGCGTCGAAGCAATAGCCTCGGTCCTCGGCTTCTATCTCTTCATCGTGCACGTCATGACCACCAAGGAGCATTTTCTCCGCACTGCGCTGTTCAGGGATCGCAACCTCGTCCTCTCGACCGTCATCTCCTTCGCTCTCGGCTTCGTCCTGCTGCCGACCTTGGCTTTGACGTCGCCGATGCTGGAGGAATTGCTCGATTACCCCGTCGACACCACCGGCTACATAACCATTCCGCGCGGCGTGGCGCTCGTTGGTGCGCTGGTGCTGACGAGCCTGGTTCCGGCGCAAATCGACTACCGGCCGTTCCTGATGGGTGGAATGGCGCTGGTGGTCTACGCCAACTGGCTGATGCTTGGCTATTCTCCGGCGATGGATTGGCGGCCAGTGGTCGAGACCGGCCTGCTCCAGGGTGCCGGCCTTGGCATGTTGATTCCGGCGCTCGCCAGGGCGGCGTTCGGCACGCTCGATCCGAAGCTGCGTCCGGAGGGCAGCGCGCTGATCAACCTGTCGCGCCTCTATGGCAGCACGATCGGCATCGCGGTGGTCCAGATCTTCTTCTACGCCAACACGCAGGCCGTGCACCTCGCACTCGCAAAGAACCTCACGCCCTACCGTGTCGCTGCTCATGTCGCAGGCTCGATCGGAAGGCCGGGCCTTGCTGCACTCAACGGCATGGTCACGCGCCAGGCGGCCACCGTCGCCGTCATCGACCAGTTCGCGATCCTGATGTTTGCCATGCTCGTCGTGAGCCCGCTCGTGCTTTTCCTCCGTAAGCCGCGGCCGGCCGGTTGATGACCGTGGAGCCCTGAAATGACGTCGCATCTACCAATTTCGAACGGTCGAACTCGACGGCGCCGCATGGGCGGGCGGCCGGCTGAACCAGGGAGTATAGGCATGACACTATCCGATACGCTTCGTTATACGAGGATTCCCACCCACGGGTCCGGGACGATTCCCGCTGTCGGGTTTGGCACGCTGATTCCGGATCCGCTCGTGACGAAGCAGGCTACCAAGACTGCATTGGAGGCGGGATTTCGACATCTCGATTGTGCGGAGCGCTATCGCAACGAAGAGGCGGTTGGCGATGCATTGCAAGAGGCGTTCAAGGCGGGGACGCTTCAGCGCCAGGACCTGTTCGTTACGACCAAGCTATGGAACACCAATCATCGGCCGGAGCGGGTCAAGCCTGCCTTCGACGCCAGTCGCCGGCGCCTGCAACTCGACGATATCGACTGCTACATCATCCATACGCCATTTGCCTTTCAACCGGGCGACGAGCAGGACCCGAGGGACGAGCACGGTCGGGTCATCTATGATTCAGGCGTCACGTTGGTGGAGACATGGCGGGCGCTGGAGCGCCTCGTCGACGAGGGGCACTGCAAGTCGATCGGCCTGTCGGACATTACCTTGGAGAAGCTGCGC
Coding sequences:
- the msrA gene encoding peptide-methionine (S)-S-oxide reductase MsrA, whose protein sequence is MTTERAVLAGGCFWGMQDLIRKQPGVISTRVGYTGGEMKNATYRNHDGHAEAIEIIFDPAKTSFRTMLEFFFQIHDPTTLNRQGNDWGTSYRSAIFTTTDEQKRIAEDTIADVEASHLWPGKVVTEVTPVGEFWEAEPEHQDYLERYPDGYTCHFVRPGWKLPRRSKEPSPGLAQ
- a CDS encoding TetR/AcrR family transcriptional regulator produces the protein MAGKKSETGPARRGRPPAYDAQSALKRATETFWKTGYSGTSLDKVAAATGMSPPSLYAVFGNKHALYLEALARYWDISLAATREALAGDHPLDEALMLAYDAALSIYFSGKGPARGCFVVGTAVTEVAEDAAIRKSVATGLRAIDADFEARFRLAQDKGELKREADPAALAILASATMHTIAIRARAGASRTKLREVARKAVTVICG
- a CDS encoding HlyD family secretion protein, with product MRFDFAPIAGWVGGRKSFRGSEAAAQLFGPELAKRLRRPLMLALPIVVAVFGASIYLAREQYVTTDDAFVRAAKVTINARVSGQAVEIAVRDNERVRQGQVLFRIDPEPYQISVDQADARLGSARLQIDALKATYRQQQAELQSAKESAAFDEREFDRKKMLVASDFTPRAVYERADRDLKVARQRIASIEQQIANTIVALNGDPDIDVDRHPTVRAAKAQLDRARLDLSYATVTSPDDGIVTKVDELQIGGFVTAGAPAFTLLSSRQVWIEANFRETGLTHMRPGQEATIDVDVYPDRTFKAHIVSMSPGTGSDFSVLPPENATGNWVKVVQRLPVRLELDDLDPNWPLFSGISVTARVDTGYRRTWPNLLQPAHAREGK
- a CDS encoding MDR family MFS transporter, whose protein sequence is MSTALASTAAAGGRRAISAAALMATYMQAVNISVPNAALPHIQATLSMGNDEVGWIFSSYIAASAVAMSITQWLAGRYGRKAVYQVAVAVFALGLVLDTLATTSIQFVLARILQGAASGPLAPLSLAILLEVTPPARQARISLAWTVCSLLGISTGPSIGGWLSEYHGWPSIFYFSLPMAGFVFLAMALSLREKKAERSQPFDFFGLATFSSGMIGLQMLLDRGERLEWFASTEISVEAIASVLGFYLFIVHVMTTKEHFLRTALFRDRNLVLSTVISFALGFVLLPTLALTSPMLEELLDYPVDTTGYITIPRGVALVGALVLTSLVPAQIDYRPFLMGGMALVVYANWLMLGYSPAMDWRPVVETGLLQGAGLGMLIPALARAAFGTLDPKLRPEGSALINLSRLYGSTIGIAVVQIFFYANTQAVHLALAKNLTPYRVAAHVAGSIGRPGLAALNGMVTRQAATVAVIDQFAILMFAMLVVSPLVLFLRKPRPAG
- a CDS encoding aldo/keto reductase, which translates into the protein MTLSDTLRYTRIPTHGSGTIPAVGFGTLIPDPLVTKQATKTALEAGFRHLDCAERYRNEEAVGDALQEAFKAGTLQRQDLFVTTKLWNTNHRPERVKPAFDASRRRLQLDDIDCYIIHTPFAFQPGDEQDPRDEHGRVIYDSGVTLVETWRALERLVDEGHCKSIGLSDITLEKLREIVAVARIRPAMVQVEAHPYLPEWGMLDFCREHGIVLQAFAALGHAMEPNVLADPAITAIAERVHKTPAQVALAWAVQRGTAFLTTSTNPRRIQENFDISALPEEAMREMREQITTNVRFNAVVETGVPGFIPRAR